TCAGGACTTAAATATCACACCCAGCGTTTGTATGGAATTACTGTTATAACCTGCTGAGGGAGGTTATTGGGTTTACGTGTACTTGGAAGGATGTGGAAAGGGCATTGTTAAGCTCAGTTGGAACTGGTGTTAATATTGCATGCAGTCTGTAATCAGTGTGCTCTAAACACAGCTCAATTGACTGCTTCTTGAATGGACTAAAGCATTCTGATTAAGACATATGAGAATAGACATTGGCCTTAAGACTGATACACACAGAGAAGAAATAACCTTGCACATCAGTGACCAGACCCCTAACTCACCCCTAAGTCTTCTGTCTTAATCTTAACTTAAGTCCCCTTGGAACCTGCAATACTAAATACTGTATCTATAAAACATCTTAGTATTCATTATGTGTAAATCTCATAGTCTTACCTGGAATTCAAAGGTCTCATCAAACAGTGGGTCATCCTGGTTCTGTGCAGCAGTACGAGTTCTTTGCTCAGCACAGTCTGCAGGCACACCATGCAGCTCCAGCACCACATAAGGGTCGATGACTTCTCCTTTAGCACCAGAGCCCTGTGGCTTGGGCAGGCTATGGGCACTAATGACCTTTACCCTAAGAGTTTGTGCTGGTACACCAGGTACACAGCCTTGCGACTGGGCACTAAAGTAAGAAACCTCCTCCCGCATGACAGCAGGGCGCAGCACGTACCCGCATCCTCCGTTCTGCATGAAACGACCACGGGTTAGGTCTAGCATGGCACCTGGTGTCTGCTGGTTAAGTGCCACCAATTGCACACCACCTTTCCAATAACCCTGTGGGTTTGGATTACTAGAGTCAAGTCTTACAGAGCTGGGTCTCACACGGGTAAGGTTGCGCTTGGTAAAGCTCACCAACTCCTCCGGGCTCTCGCTAGCTAATCGACCAGCCTCCCCTTCTCCAAGAGAGCACAGGCTCCAATAGGAAAGGTCCATGGTAATAGGTGTGCCTGGAGTTGAGGGAGTGGATGGGGGAGAATGCTGCTGGGATGGCTGAGTACTTGCTCTGTGAGCGTAAAAGCAACGACTTCCAGTACGAGCAACTGCGACCAGATCGGACAACTCACGGCGCAACCGGAGTCGTCTTGGCTGTGGAGGTGGGGGAACAACAAGGACCACTCCTAGATCTTCCTCCCCAGGAATGGTCATTCTTCGGCCAGCAAGAGGACCACCACCACCGATCTCCTCATCCTCCTCAGACACCTCTCCTTCTGAGCCTTCCTCTTCTAGAAGCAGCTTTTTTCCAACAAGAAGCACCTTACCCTTCAGCTGCTCTGGTGAGGGTAAAGTGGTAGAACGACCTCCAAGACTGACAGGGAGAGATTCAGGAGTATAAAGCTTCTGTCCAAACACTTTCTTAAGGTGTTGTGCGAGAGTTCGCTGTTGGGAGGGTGAGCAACGCTGGCACAAATACAGCAGCAGAGGGTACTGGGAGGTGAGAAAAGCATACTTGTTCACTACCTCCAGGGCACTTCGCAGGGTAACATAaccatgatgatgatggtgatgatgGTGATGTTTTCCATTCGTACCATGGTCTACACCCAGTAGTGGCTCTCCTTCTGGACCATCGGTAATCCCCAGCTCCAGACACCGACAACCAGTTTGCAGGGCTCTAATGAGTCCTCCAAGATCAGCTCGGCCATGCACTTGATCATCCAGTAAGTAAGACCGGTAGGAGGCACTGATGTAGTAATGAGATAGGGGCATCTTCATGTCTTGACACACATGTTGGTGCTCAGGGTCTAACAACCGACACTCAGCTGACTGTAGATAGCGAGTAAAACCATCCAAGCCCAGAAGACCTCGTTCACGTCCGGCTTGAGAAGGCTCAAACCGCCGAATCAGCTCCAAGCACCCCTCAGTGGTTGCCAATGACAGACCTTGCTCTGTCTCCAGGAAAAGACGCAGGTCCTGGGCGTCAAGGCACTCTCGGTCTTTGGAGAGCTGCACTAGCAGGAAATAAACATCAGGTCTTGTGCACAACTCGCAGAAGGCCTCCTGGAACTCCTCCAGCGTAACATGAGAAGTTAGCTTTTCTTTGCTCCTCTGAATCTCCTTAAAGCGCAAACGTACCTAAACAAAATATCAAAAGGGATGTTGTATTAATGTATTCATAAGCGTTAATCAAAAATCAATGACCAACCACTCAAGTCTGTGGTTACAGTGTTTCCCTCAGGATTTTGAGGAGACTGtggtggtgatgacgtcacccgcttattagcatatatgtgacgtcatcatgttgtgtttgagtttgatctagtgttggcacctgaaatatgtttcacttctactctttgatctgtatctgtatttgatctgtattatatattaaattatattttaagccaaattaagctgttttaaatggtgaaataaaaatgtaaatgggaatcatgaaaattctatttgtgggggccagtgttgattctgtggtgggccaccacaaataaatcaatgtatgggaaacactgggtTACTTATTGTAattatgattttaaatattatagGACTCATTTCATCACCTTTTCCAcgtctatatctatatattgaAAAACCTTGCTTAAAATAGAACTTTAAAATCAATTTTGTAAATCCCAGTCCAAAAAGATTATCACATAGAGCagatataaacacacaaacagacaataAATTAAGGCACAGAGGCAAATGTGACAATTCATACCAATACAGTCACAGTAGCTTTTCACAGAGCTTAGATTGTGTCTTGAATATTTCAAGATTAGGATTCAGCCAGAAGCAAGGTGAGTCATGTCTGTCCCGCTTGCTTGCCCTTTTTGCCTTTGCTGTCTTTCTAGACACATGAAGCAGAAGCCACACACCTGCTGTCACAAAGACTTCGAGCCTTGGCCCTGTGGCTCCCGCCTGTCCTACCCCGGTCCCCAGCTGTCCAATCCACATACACATGTTTTGTCCCGGCTGCCAGATTCTGAACGCCACAATTGTTGTGCATCTCAGCCGAGTGGCTTAACAAGCCATTCAAATTTTGACAAATATTAGCTTTGTTCACAATTATGGCTCTTCAAGTGCTTGATCATTTTATTTCTCAATTTTCGCagtatgcatacattacatatACTACAAAACAGCTTGTATATGATtttctgttaattttaaatttgAGGAATTAGAATATTAGAGACATTACTTACACTGTCTGAATAAAATGgttcctagctgtcactggggaagtacattttaaaaaggtcctaatatgtaccatttagctACAGATATGCATAGGTTTGgttccaatatgtacctttgtggaaccaatatgaactctttaggtgcaaaggtatCGTCCCAGTGAAATCTTGGGACCATTTCTTTAAACGTTTCTATAAAACACAATGAAGATGTTTGAACATCACAATGACCATCTTACCTTTCCTTCCCTAATGCCAGGACAGAGCTTGCAGATGGTGGCTACCGCCGTGTTTTCAGTTACAATTCCATGTCCGTCTTCATCAACCAGAGCAAACTCCATCGCCAACCAGTTTTGCCGCATCTTGCTACCAACACTACCTTCACCCATCCCTCCATCTCCTCCACTTCCTCCTCCAATGGCACCAGGGTGGGACAACAAGTATCGTAATCCCGTCACCCAGATGTTGGCCACGTCGGCAGAGAGGGCAACCAGGTCCAGGGACTGATACTCATCACCATGAATGATGGAGAAGGCTGCTTCCTCAGCCAGATGATCTGACGGGCCGTTATGGAGAAAAGTTTCTGTGCTTTTTCCAGTGCGGACCTCGCGGATAGCAGAGATGTCAAGTCGGGCTCGTTCACCGTCTTTTTTGGAGGGCTCCCAGCGGAGGCAGGTCAGCTCAGGGTCTAGGGTGTAGAATCGAGAGTAGATGCGCGAGTTTGGTCGCACCTTTTTTAGCTCGCAGCCACCCTGCATGAAAGCCAGGCAATCTGCGGCGCTGCTCACTTTCTTTTCTGATGGCATACTACTGAAGGAGACAGTTTTCTTCCGACTGCCGCTGACCTTGGCCACTGAAGGGTCcttgaaagaaagaaaaaaggcaCCATGTTAGAAAAAAGGAAGATTCCTTTCTACAGCTGTTTCAAAAAGCATTTGATGCATGTCCTTGTAAAGGAAATTATTACAGTGATTTCAAGAAACTTGAACACACAAGAACACAAAAAGCCTATTTCAGCCCAAACTGCATATTACCCATATGCAAAGAAGAGAGATTTATGTCATCTAAGGGAACTGAACTATGGTTCCCTTCTTCTGGCCTATACAAAATAAACCAACCACATCCTGCATTACATCACTGTCGATCTCTGACCAGCAGTACTGGACTGTGTATAGCCATTGTCATACAGCTGCTAGAACACATGTGCAGTCTCTTTGCTCtcgtagtattttaattttctaAATATCTCTACTTATACATTAAGG
The genomic region above belongs to Paramisgurnus dabryanus chromosome 15, PD_genome_1.1, whole genome shotgun sequence and contains:
- the plcl1 gene encoding inactive phospholipase C-like protein 1 encodes the protein MSDSCEDGVCGDGAPDFIPPRAIRSGRRSGVSVPLMERDETAILESVKAAPRRSSIIKDPSVAKVSGSRKKTVSFSSMPSEKKVSSAADCLAFMQGGCELKKVRPNSRIYSRFYTLDPELTCLRWEPSKKDGERARLDISAIREVRTGKSTETFLHNGPSDHLAEEAAFSIIHGDEYQSLDLVALSADVANIWVTGLRYLLSHPGAIGGGSGGDGGMGEGSVGSKMRQNWLAMEFALVDEDGHGIVTENTAVATICKLCPGIREGKVRLRFKEIQRSKEKLTSHVTLEEFQEAFCELCTRPDVYFLLVQLSKDRECLDAQDLRLFLETEQGLSLATTEGCLELIRRFEPSQAGRERGLLGLDGFTRYLQSAECRLLDPEHQHVCQDMKMPLSHYYISASYRSYLLDDQVHGRADLGGLIRALQTGCRCLELGITDGPEGEPLLGVDHGTNGKHHHHHHHHHGYVTLRSALEVVNKYAFLTSQYPLLLYLCQRCSPSQQRTLAQHLKKVFGQKLYTPESLPVSLGGRSTTLPSPEQLKGKVLLVGKKLLLEEEGSEGEVSEEDEEIGGGGPLAGRRMTIPGEEDLGVVLVVPPPPQPRRLRLRRELSDLVAVARTGSRCFYAHRASTQPSQQHSPPSTPSTPGTPITMDLSYWSLCSLGEGEAGRLASESPEELVSFTKRNLTRVRPSSVRLDSSNPNPQGYWKGGVQLVALNQQTPGAMLDLTRGRFMQNGGCGYVLRPAVMREEVSYFSAQSQGCVPGVPAQTLRVKVISAHSLPKPQGSGAKGEVIDPYVVLELHGVPADCAEQRTRTAAQNQDDPLFDETFEFQVNMPELALLRFVVLDDDYIGDDFIGQYTIAFECLQPGYRNVPLLGLAGDPLSHASLFVHVAITNRRGGGKAQRRGLSVRRGVRRGREYVTLRNTGFKALDDTFRPAGGPLREATDLREDAMSATVAFKELCGLPPVATLKQCIQSLATRLQTPEGPPGATLTLKDGYPYLEPVGNVTDTTRKLLNGYDTMISANKQLIENADGVQERIAQVQKEGMVFHEELPRLGEKENLKGRKQSKALESFTWNITVLKGQCDLLRSAKTDALDTLRQLALACEACGLTVTSDGQYTSHGLSNRRGSNHGNGRI